The Tenrec ecaudatus isolate mTenEca1 chromosome 12, mTenEca1.hap1, whole genome shotgun sequence genomic interval GAAGCGAGTGGCCGGCGACTCTGCAGGCTGACCTGCCGCCCCTGCCGCAGCCATGCAGGAAGGAGCTGTTTGCTTTGGAAACCGGAGTCCACAGCCAGGgctacccccacctccaccctcagCTGAAGCAGGTGCTCCGGCCCCGGTGAGCCCCCATTCCTGGGACCCTACTCCAGGGTGTGGTCGAGGGGTCCTGATGCTCCCCTGAGAAGGCCTAGTGTGAACCCAGGGTGGTCCTGACCAACCCTCAGGTGGCCCCATCTGGAAGTGCTGTcctcaggccagtgtgcttccgaGCACCACCGAATGGCAGAGAGGGGCTGTGGCCAGCCAGGGGTCCCAGAGGCCCAGGTGCACATCCAGCCCCCGCTGAAGCCTGGCCTGTGGCCTGCCCTCTCAGCCAGCCACCTCCGGCCCTTCCTGGGGCTAGTGCCAGTGGGTTGCCGGCAGCAGCAGGGAAGCACTCTGGCGAGGCCACaggcagaggagggaggagagccTCCAGGAGTCTGCAGAGCAAGGCAAGAGGCCCCCTGTGCCTGGTGGCTCGGTGTCTCTGGGACAGTCAGCATGCCTTCACATCCCCAGGGGAGAGTCCTCGGAGCCACAGTCCCAGAGGGGGACAGCGGGCCATGTGCAGCCCGTCCCTGGTGTCTCCACGCAGCAGAAGAGCCAGGGAACACAGCTCCCCCACCAGCTCTGTCCCCTGGGGCACCGGCTCCATCCCGTCCATCTCTAGGGCATCCTCTCGGGCCCACCCCCAGGTAGCGGCCGGCTGCATCTCCTGGCCCAGGCAGGATTTCCTGGCGCCCAGCAGTCTCTCCCGCCAGCTTAGAACGGGCCCAGGGCAGGAAAGAACCTCGCTCTAAAATTAGCCCCTGAGAAGAAAGGGGCAGTACCACCCCCTGGGCTGTTTGTCAACGGAGCCCGTCTGAACAGGGCCACGCATTTCCTCCCGGAAGGACCGGACCGGAGCCTGGTCCGACCTTCCAGGGGCTGCACAGCTCAGGCATTCCGTGTGGGGCAGATGGGCCGCCCAGGACCCCGGGTGAAGTGTCAAAGAGCAAAAGGGTCCCTCtgagggctaaggcgcccctgaccagtcactgccatcaagtccgtgccgactcctggcgaccctgcaggacgtGGCAGGACTGCCAGAcgccaactctttatgggagtagagagctcgTCTTCCCTTGGAGCGTCTCATGGTTTCCACCCGCTGACCTCgcggtgagcaggcccagggaccCCAGCAGGCCAGGGTAAATCCAGTCACCTGACATGTGCGTACAGTTAGACCCCGAGGAAGGGCGAGCAGAGAAGAACAGAGGCCTCTGGGTGAACATGCCGGGGAAGAAGGTGGAAGCACCCCAGGCGCTCGGAAGAACAGCAAGCAAGGCCTGCCTGGCATAAgggcgctccttagaagcaaagggaGGAAACGGAGGCAGGCGCTGGCTCAGGCATCGGCTGGCGTTCACGCTGGCCATCAGCACGTGGGCCAAGCAGTGGCCCTGGAGGCACTGCCGACCTGTCTGCAGTGCAGGAGAGCCTGGGGTCCTCCCCTGACACGCCCTCCCAtgctccctgtccctgggtccTAGGGGCCAAAAATGTCGGGGGATCCTCTCCACACGCCTGTGTGCGAGCCCAGCCTCCCGACTGCAGACCCCCgctccgccccccaccccgtcTCTCTGCAGTCCACGCACCGCCTGGTGTTCCCATGCCAAAGGCCAGGCTCACCCCGCAGTGGCACAGGTGGCAgtgttcttcctccctccccaggccaggtgaccccccccACCCAATACACACACTCACTCGCCAGCTGGAACGCCGCAGCCATGGCTTCCTCCCAGCAAGAGGACTCGGGCGACAGGAGTGGCAGGCCAGCCAGACCCAACACGAAGGCCAGCTGGCCAGCAGCGAGGGCCGCCGTGGCCACCAGGTTGCAGGCGCGCATCATGTCGAACTGCACTGTGGGAGAGAAGGCAGCAGTGAGTGCGGGCCACACCCCACCAGGGTGCCCACAGGAAGAGGGCAGTGGTCAGAGCTGCCCATGCTCCCCAGAACATCACGGGCACAGAAATTAGCACAGGTTATGCACCCACCTAgaatgacacccccaccccccacacaccccacaaGCACCCACGCCCCACCCTAGCCACAGAGCACGCAGGCCagccctggcgcccccccccccaccaaggctGGCCTTCCATCCTCATAAAAGCACGCCCTGGCCATAGCTCTCTGGGCCCAAGTTCAGGTGCACAGGTCGGCGGAGCCGGTCACCCAGGTCTGCCTTCAGCCAGCATCACCTCAGTGTTCTGGAAAAGGCCCCCACGACGTGGGAGGCAAGGCCCTGCGGGGTGGGTGTTAGCACCCCAGGTGATGGTCTCACAGGGACTCGAAGCCTGAATGGACCAGAGCCAGCCCTGGGGTGTCGCGTCTGCATGGAGCCCGCCACTCCCTCTTGCTGGTCCTGGTGAGGCAGAGGGCCTGCGGGACTGgtcaccaaactcagtgccaactcacaacggccctataggacagggtagaactgcccctgtgggtttcctggactgtaactcttttggggggaagTAGggacccccatctttctcctgcagagcacgggtggtttcaaactgctggcctatggttagcagcctggcaCACACCCAGTGTGCTACCACAGGCCACAAGGCAGACAATCCTGGTGCACCACGTTGGTGTCCTGGGTGTACAGTGAGCGAGTCGCCTGCACGTGCAGTGGGGACTCAAGACAGAAATCTGGGGTAGACACTGGCCTCGCCGCGAGCGCTGGCCACGGGGTCTTGGAACTAGGGGGGGCTTCTGCACCAAGGCCTCGCAGGGCCAGTTCTGGACCCTACCAGGATCCTGAGGAATCCCAGGCCCCTGTCCATCACGCAGAGCTGGCTGTGGCCACCAGGGGCCAAGACACATGACCAGCTAAAACCAGTGTTAACTGGGAGGCCAGTTGTGGGCACTCGAGAGCTGGCCATAGGGTAGTGGCCTGTATGGCCTGTTTGGCCCCTTTCGAGGGAGCTGGCTAATGCATGAGCAGACAGACACTGCTTAGATCCTGGGCCACTGCACCTGCGCTGGGTGGGCGGGCGGGAGGTGATCCTAAATTTCCCAAGGAgctcggggtggtggtggtgggcagagATGGACACACAGGACAGCAGGTGGGGACAggtaaatgcaaatgaggacagaTGAAaatagggagccacaggcaagGGCAAGTGAAGGCAaatggggaaggtggggacagGTGAGGTCAGGTGGGGACCAATGGGGGAATGTAAAAAAGTGGGGTCAGGTGAAGCAGATCAGTAGGGTACAAGGGACCCCCCAAGGCGGGGCTTGGGGTCATAGGCAGCTGGGTCAGCAGCCCCACAGGGACTTGGTGGGGGCCTGTGAAGGGTCTAGGGATGGGTAGAAGGTCCAGCGGTCTGGCTCCTGGCAACAAGGCccagcctgtgtgtgtgttggggtggggagggaagttgATGCACACAGTATTCTCAGAGGCAGTGTCCCTCGGCCCCCAGAGGGAGCAGGATTGGAGCCTGCGCCATGGACAGACAGGTgcaaggctgaggccagggctgccAGGGTGGGAGGCTGGCCCAGGTGGGGGTCTGGGTGGGCACCTGCCACTGGAAGGGATTCTGTCATCCAGTCTCCGCCTGGCCCTGCCTCTCAGGCTGTCTCTGCCCTGTGCCCTATGAGAGCTCTTTCTACAAAGGCCAGGCGGGGGCAGCCTGAGGCTGGGCAGGTGTGGGGACCACAGTGGGCAGGTGGTCCAGATTGCTCTGCTCTCCCTGTAACCGGGATGTGGGCATGGCGAGCGTAGGGGCAGCTATGTGGtcaggaagcccaggccacacccactgtgaccacccccaaccctgGTGCCCCACAGCCCCAGAGTGACAGGCTTATGGCGTCGCGGGTTCCCCCTCGGAGTTGGCCCATCTGGAGCCACATCCAGCCCCACCCCTGTGACAGACTGGCTGGCATCATCCCACCACACACCCTAGCCCTCCCCCTATGCTGGAATCAGCCCTCAGAGACCCCAGGAAATGCATGGGGTTCCAAGGCCCGGACCCCCacagcccccgccccccatggACTTACGTTTGACAGTGGCCCTAGCCTCCTGGAAGCCAGCTGCctcggagccccagcccagggcctCGCATTCTTGCTCGCCGGCCGGCTCAGCCCGGGCCCCAGGCCCCGGGGCACCTCGAGCCCGATCCGGCAGCCAGCAGGCCCTCCAGAGCCCCACGCCGCGCCGGCGCCCATCCTCCAGCGTCTGGCACACCCAGTGGGTGGTGAAGGCCGCCGCGTTGTTGAGCACCAGGGACACGAGGGCCACCAGCACGGCCGAGGCCACCAGCTTCTGGACGGTCATGGCCCGTGGCCTCTCTGTCCGCAGTGCCGCGCAGGGAACTCGACGACCGCCGAGGGGACCGAGCGGTGCTGAGCGGCTAGAGGACGTCGCCGCTCATTCTCGGGGCCGCCCGGCTCAGCGGGGCGGCGCTCACCCCTCTTCCTGCGCCTGCAGCAGGGCCAGGCCGGTGCAGGGCGCCCTTGCCGCAGGGCCCATGCCGAGGACAAGGACGCACTTGGTACCCAGGGTCCTGCACGGCCTTCCCAGGGCACGGGGACGGTGGCAGGCAACGGATCTCTGCCCTGCTGCCGGCGGCAAGAAGCAGAAGTAACTCCGGGGGCTGGGGGCAGCGACCACACTCCTAGGGGCAGCTGCTCTTGAGGCCCAGTGGAGAGCCGCTGGGAGAGGCTAGGGCGCAGCAGCCAGCGGTCCGAGCCGTGTCCTCTCCAGAGCCGCTGTGGCTGTCCCAGAGGCCGCGGGCAGCAGCgaggaagtgagtgtgtgtgtgcaggccAGCACGCTCTTcccctgtctcctggacagaggaaaTGCTTGTTTTTGGTGAACCCAGGGCGTAGCCAACTGCAACAAACAGCGGCCAGACCCCAACAGGATGTGcttcctggggggaggggctggggcccAGCCAGGCGCCCCTCCTTCTCCCTGTTAAGGGGGGccttggtggggagggggcattgTGTCCCCCTAATGGATGTGGCAGCAGGGCAACTTTCTGCTCCTCTCCCACATTGACCCAGACCTCCATCTCCCCTTCCCacactccccccccacccacccttcagCACCACCATGGACCAGGCTGCCTTAGACAAGGCCCCCAGAGCTCCGGCCAGCCCACCGTCCCATGTTGAAGGTTGTGGGTGTGTCTTCTGGGGAAGGGGGCGGAAAGCCGCAGGCAGCAGCAATTCCAACTCAGGGGGCTGTGGATTCTTCCAGAAGGCCAGCCCAACCCACTCCCCAGTGCCAGACTCGGACTTGATGAAGTGCAGATGGGGAAGTGGGCGGGCGGTGGGTGCTCCAGAGGAGGCTCCCAGCAGGGCCCCGTCTAGAATCCTCCCTCAGTGCTGAGTCCTGCCTCAGGAGCCTCCCAAAGCTGCTGCCATGCTGCCCGCCTCCCGGGACGGGACAGAGGCCATGAAGCTCTCAGCACCCTGCACACAGCACGTCcccgtccccccgcccccctcccagggaccAGCCTGTCTGTGGGGAGGCACATGCACATGCATGTCACCCCCTCCAGGGCGCGGATCCCTAGCTCTGCCCGGTGGAGGCTGTGAGCTGTGGGTCTGGGACAGCGGGCATCCCACCTGTTTGCCCTGTCCCACAGGACAGCCCCACCTGGTCGGCCTCTGCCCCAAAGGACTGGAGGGCACAGAGCCAAGTTTCCCTCCTGAAGCTGCTGGGCAGGCTGGAGGAAGCAGGACCAGGTGCCCTGGAGTGCACCTTGGGTGCACCCGGACCACTTCAGAGCCGGCCGGCCTTTGTCAAAATGAACACAGCCACAGGGTGCCTGCCACCCCATGACAGCCGGCAGTCTGGGACATGTAGGTGCGGTGGAGGGTGCTGGCTCCAGCAGGGGGTGTGTCACCAGTGTGAGCACCCACCTTAGGGTCCTCGGGTCACTCACGGCGCTGTGTGGAGTCGCCAGAGGCCCCTGGGCTTGACCGTGTTGGGGAGGAGCGGCACCCACAGccaagggcctcgggcagggtggtGACCCGTGTTCCACACACACCCACAGGTGGGCTCACACACCCAGGCATGCGTGTGGCCCCACAGCAGCTCCCCTGGGGTCCCTGCCTTCGCCCAGCAGAGGGAAAGGCCACTGCAGTCACCCACAGGGGACAGGCCTCTCATAGCTGGGCTTGTTTgcaagacactcacacacaccccagcTGCAGGAGACCCATTCCTTTAGGGATTAGATGTGAGGGAGGCACTGGGTGTGCTGAGAAAGGGCCTGGGATGTGAGGGGAGGGGCCTCAAGTCAGCTGGCCACCTTGGGGTGCCCCTGTCTGGCCCGTGTCACACCCCCAAGCCTCCTCTTCAGGGTGTGTGGCGTGTGCAGGCATGCGCGCCCCTGCGTGTGTGTGCAGTGCTGTCTGTGGCCTCGTGAGCCACCCTGGGAGGGCGAGGGGCAAGGGCTGGATGGAACCAGCCTGTCAGACTCCCTGCCACCCCACTGAGGCCCTGGGGGATCTCACCCCTCGGATGCCACCCTCCGGCTGGCAGGGGGAGGTAACGAACCCTTCTCCCTGGGGTGCTTGGCTCCCACCTGAGGGACACTGCGTCTGTGTGAGCACAGGGTTGTATACTGTTGGATTGGGGACGGGAACGCGAGctcaccagttgagatgcaaaagcggcaaaaggagtttattcgctagctcgagctagggcttccctccctccactgcccagcgcagcggggacccagcgtccagaagggagttctttgttccctgggtttttatggggccagggaccGGGGGCAGTCCAgtattgctgttctttaaacttattggagaaaacttctggcatcagcgttgtccagtggtggttggtgagCAGTTTCGCgtgtgttttcttgactggtcaattgggtgTGGGGTGGTGGCTGCTCcttactggtcagtctgggacagatgccttctctgacagaattacctcagtatccaggaatctgaaattagagcttaagcctgccccagactttggttttatacagcctgtccTGGTGCTCATGCCGGCAGTCGTAAACCAGGACCCTGCAGTACATGTGTGACTGCATTGTTGTGTGGGTGCATGGTGGGAGACGGATGTAGGGGATGAGCCGTATGTATGGGAATGTGTACAAGTATGTGACCTTGTGTATAGGAGGAACTGGGCAGTGTGATCGTATGTACAGACATGTGAGTCTGTAGATAGCCTGAGAATGTGTGATTCTGTGTGCAGATGTGACAGTCATGTATGTACGTGTGTGGCTACGGAGCACAACACGGGACTGTGCGCCTGCGTGGTGACGTGGCGCGCATGAGAGAGCTGTCGTGGGACAGACACACTCAAAGGAACCAGTCTGGCCATCTGGACACGGACAGGACAGCCGTCTTTGGCCCCACCCCTCACGGTCTGCAGGGCCCCCAGGGGGTCCTGGCGGGAAAGAACAGTGAGCGGGGACATGTTGCACAGTGGTGCCCTCGAACCCCTCGTGGGCACTGAGACACAGACTGGACTTTGCCACTGAGTCCCCGTGGGGACAGAAGTGACCGGGCACTTACTGCCTGCCCTGCGGCGGGGCGCAGTGTGGGAGGGACCCAGATCTGCCCTGGAGAGGGTGTGAAGGGAGAGGGACACAACCAGGAGTCCCAACAGCCACCCTGTCCGTCCCACAGTGAGGCCGTCTGGGAGAACATGGCGCGCATGTGTGTGAAGACCCAGCGACTGGACGTGGCCCGTGTGTGCCTGGGGAACATGGGCCATGCCCGCGGGGCCCGGGCCCTGCGGGAGGCCGAGCAGGAGCCTGAGCTGGAGGCCCGTGTGGCCGCCCTGGCGGTGCAGCTGGGCATGCTGGTGAGCAGGCGGTGGACAGCACTGCCATCGTCGTCGAGGGTGCAGGGCCCCAGTGGGATGTGGCCGGGAGGGCTACCCGGGAGCCGCATCAACACCCCCTTTTTAAATGAGGTTTGTACTGTGAAGCATTGGGCAGTTCAAAccagcccccccaccaccccatctcaggctcaggctcagtccTATCCTCTGCATCCACTCCTGCCCTTGTCCGACCCTCCTTCGCCCCGGGCTCCAGGACCCTGTGATGCGCCCCCTCTCCTCTCGGCGGGGCTGTGTGTGTCTGGCAGTGTCCCTGTGCCCGGCAGGAGGACGCTGAGCAGCTGTACAAGCAGTGCAGGCGCTATGACCTCCTGagcaagctctaccaggcctctggCCAGTGGCAGAAGGCCATGGAGGTGGCCGAGCGGCACGACCGCATCCACCTGCGCACCACCTATTACAACTACGCCAAACACCTGGAGGCCAGCTCCGAGCACAGCTTGGCCGTCAGCTAGTGAGCAGGCCAGAGGGACGGGGTCCTGGGGGGGCATGGCAGTCCCTTGGAGGTGTAGGGTGGGGCCCGGGCCCCGTAGGGAGCCCATGATGGGAGCAGGCACTGGGGTAAGCCTGTAGACAGTCCCC includes:
- the TMEM204 gene encoding transmembrane protein 204 — its product is MTVQKLVASAVLVALVSLVLNNAAAFTTHWVCQTLEDGRRRGVGLWRACWLPDRARGAPGPGARAEPAGEQECEALGWGSEAAGFQEARATVKLQFDMMRACNLVATAALAAGQLAFVLGLAGLPLLSPESSCWEEAMAAAFQLASFVLVIGLVTFYRIGSYTSLSWSCYLDIGACLLATLAAAILIWDILHRREDCMAPRVIVIRRSLAARFRRGPDNEYVESPC